One genomic region from Candidatus Caldarchaeum subterraneum encodes:
- a CDS encoding neutral amino acid ABC transporter ATP-binding protein, translating to MAMGPDVSGSKAVLRAVEVVKRYDELRALDGLSLEMYEGEVLGLIGPNGAGKTTFINVVCGLIRPDSGKVYYYGENILEKNVYELARAGIVKTYQIPRVFGNLTALDNLVASASWLKMSVEELRKAAYDSLRLVKLDVKADLLGSQLSGGERKLLEFARAMMLKPRLLLLDEPFAGVNPVLKSILIDALKRVNTQGLSILVVSHDMAEIRRLCKRVVFMAAGSKLLEGSPDEVLRNEEVVRLYLGVKRHAAG from the coding sequence TTGGCGATGGGGCCTGATGTTTCTGGCTCGAAGGCTGTGCTGAGGGCTGTTGAGGTGGTTAAGAGATATGATGAGTTAAGGGCTTTGGATGGTCTTTCGCTTGAAATGTATGAGGGCGAGGTTCTCGGGCTGATAGGCCCCAACGGAGCAGGTAAAACCACTTTCATAAACGTGGTATGCGGGCTGATTAGGCCGGATTCTGGAAAAGTGTATTACTATGGAGAGAACATTTTGGAGAAGAACGTGTATGAGCTGGCGCGAGCCGGCATAGTCAAGACTTACCAGATTCCCAGGGTTTTCGGTAACCTGACTGCTTTAGACAACTTGGTGGCGTCAGCCTCGTGGTTGAAAATGTCGGTGGAGGAGCTGCGCAAAGCTGCGTATGATAGTCTTCGTCTCGTGAAGCTGGATGTGAAGGCTGATTTGCTGGGCTCGCAGTTGAGCGGTGGCGAGAGAAAGCTTCTCGAGTTCGCCCGCGCCATGATGCTTAAGCCACGGCTGCTTCTTCTCGACGAACCTTTCGCGGGCGTGAACCCTGTCCTGAAAAGCATACTCATCGATGCGTTGAAGAGGGTGAATACGCAGGGGCTGTCGATTTTGGTTGTGAGCCATGACATGGCTGAGATTCGGAGGCTTTGTAAAAGGGTTGTATTTATGGCGGCGGGGTCGAAGCTTTTGGAGGGTTCGCCTGATGAGGTTCTGAGAAATGAGGAAGTGGTCAGGCTTTATCTTGGGGTGAAGAGGCATGCTGCGGGCTGA
- a CDS encoding branched-chain amino acid ABC transporter permease produces MEAGRQRLKIGLILYILLLSIASLPPLTGNTALIAYFWSFLQMLALVMSLNFITGFTGYVNFGHIAYYGVGAYTVAYLTTTTRVDPYVFVPAAAITSAAVAYLIGRPILRIRGPYFAITTLGLGEAVRVIIVNIPAFNYSEGLPIAAYFTYNVTGSYIAMYTTVATLFILTLYLRRTRFGYMLESIREDEDAAESMGINTAKAKLAAYVLSSACAGVIGGLTAITHVYAHPGFFSITLNVSVLASLLMGGGGTLLGPLVGAGLFFFISDALLIRFPYLHLVIFGAVVMTVTLAMPRGLSHLIYRYPKISRKIADA; encoded by the coding sequence GTGGAGGCAGGTAGACAGCGTCTCAAAATCGGCCTCATACTCTACATACTGCTGCTTAGCATCGCCTCTTTGCCGCCGCTGACTGGGAACACCGCGTTAATCGCCTACTTCTGGAGCTTCCTACAGATGCTTGCGCTTGTTATGAGCCTAAACTTTATCACAGGCTTCACTGGATATGTCAACTTCGGCCACATCGCCTACTATGGAGTAGGCGCCTACACCGTCGCCTACCTCACCACAACAACCCGTGTAGACCCCTATGTCTTCGTCCCCGCCGCAGCCATCACATCAGCGGCAGTCGCCTATCTAATCGGCCGCCCAATCCTCAGAATACGGGGTCCATACTTCGCCATAACCACCCTCGGCCTCGGAGAAGCGGTGCGGGTAATAATAGTGAATATCCCTGCGTTCAACTACAGCGAGGGGCTGCCCATAGCCGCCTACTTCACCTACAACGTAACCGGCTCATACATAGCCATGTACACCACCGTCGCCACACTCTTCATACTCACCCTCTACCTGAGGAGAACAAGGTTCGGATACATGCTCGAGTCCATAAGAGAGGATGAGGATGCGGCCGAATCCATGGGAATCAACACCGCCAAAGCCAAGCTCGCCGCATATGTTCTAAGCTCTGCCTGCGCTGGAGTAATCGGAGGACTAACCGCGATAACACATGTATACGCGCATCCCGGCTTCTTCTCCATCACACTCAACGTCTCGGTGCTGGCTTCTCTCCTGATGGGGGGCGGAGGCACGTTGCTGGGACCGCTCGTGGGAGCCGGCTTATTCTTCTTCATTTCAGATGCTCTGCTCATCCGTTTCCCATATCTCCACCTCGTCATATTCGGTGCAGTGGTTATGACGGTTACGCTTGCTATGCCGCGGGGGCTAAGCCACCTAATCTACAGATATCCAAAAATCTCGAGAAAAATAGCCGACGCATAG
- a CDS encoding 1-pyrroline-5-carboxylate dehydrogenase, translated as MTEKKITYVSLFADESLHPAYEKALKTVEQNYLGKHYPMLIGGREVFSEKGEFETRSPIDTSVVVGYFQKGDAGHMRQAIAEAKKRFREWADTDWRERVRVMRRAAQLIDERKFEIAAVITYEAGKNRLEALAEAWEAIDALKYYAQVMEKNNGYEMEMGPGGPGEQCRMVARPYGVWVVISPFNFPFMLANGMMLGALITGNTVVFKPTSETPLSGLMLYRVFVDAGVPPGAINYVTGPGSAFEDEIVSNPDVAGIAFTGSKDVGMRLYRRFTSSQPYPKPILLEMGSKNPTIVTKNADIGKAVLGVVRAAFGYGGQKCSATSRVYVQREVKNRFLDELVKETSRIKIGDPRLREVFLGPVINKRAVENFRSYIDTARRDGGEIVYGGEVLGGGLFDKGYYVQPTIIDKLPRSHPLFKQELFLPILLVAEFDTLEEALREANNTEYGLTAGIFSEDPREVEYFFNNIEFGVTYANRKGGATTGAWPGAQTFVGWKASGATGKGVGGPHYLLTFLREQARTNVVD; from the coding sequence ATGACCGAGAAAAAAATAACCTATGTATCTCTTTTTGCCGACGAGTCTCTTCACCCCGCTTATGAAAAGGCCCTTAAAACGGTTGAGCAAAATTATCTCGGAAAACACTATCCCATGCTGATAGGCGGCCGCGAGGTTTTCTCGGAGAAGGGAGAGTTCGAGACACGAAGCCCGATAGACACCTCTGTTGTCGTAGGCTATTTCCAGAAAGGCGATGCGGGGCATATGCGGCAGGCCATCGCAGAGGCCAAGAAACGGTTCAGGGAATGGGCTGACACTGATTGGCGTGAAAGAGTGCGTGTGATGCGTAGGGCCGCGCAACTGATTGACGAGAGAAAATTTGAGATAGCCGCTGTAATCACCTACGAGGCCGGCAAAAACAGGCTGGAGGCGTTGGCCGAGGCTTGGGAGGCTATCGACGCGCTCAAGTATTATGCGCAGGTGATGGAGAAGAACAACGGCTATGAGATGGAGATGGGGCCCGGCGGCCCCGGCGAACAGTGTAGAATGGTTGCGAGACCCTACGGTGTCTGGGTCGTCATCTCACCCTTCAACTTCCCCTTCATGCTCGCCAACGGCATGATGCTCGGCGCCCTGATAACAGGCAACACAGTGGTCTTCAAGCCAACCAGCGAAACACCCTTGTCCGGGCTAATGCTCTACCGAGTGTTTGTGGACGCTGGAGTGCCTCCCGGCGCAATCAACTACGTCACGGGCCCCGGCTCCGCCTTCGAGGATGAGATAGTGTCCAACCCGGATGTCGCGGGAATAGCTTTCACAGGCTCAAAAGACGTGGGTATGAGGCTTTACCGCCGATTCACATCCTCCCAGCCCTACCCCAAGCCGATTCTGCTCGAGATGGGCAGCAAGAACCCGACGATAGTGACGAAGAACGCGGACATCGGGAAGGCCGTGCTCGGCGTCGTGCGAGCCGCATTCGGCTACGGCGGCCAGAAATGCTCCGCAACATCACGCGTCTATGTCCAGCGAGAGGTGAAGAACAGGTTCCTCGACGAATTGGTGAAGGAAACCAGCCGCATCAAAATCGGCGACCCGCGGCTGCGAGAAGTGTTCCTCGGCCCCGTCATAAACAAAAGAGCCGTAGAAAACTTCCGGAGCTACATAGACACGGCGAGGCGCGACGGCGGTGAGATTGTCTACGGCGGCGAAGTGCTGGGCGGCGGCTTGTTCGACAAAGGCTATTACGTCCAGCCCACCATCATAGACAAGCTTCCCCGCAGCCACCCCCTGTTCAAGCAAGAGCTCTTCCTCCCCATACTCCTCGTAGCCGAGTTCGACACCCTCGAAGAAGCTTTGAGAGAAGCCAACAACACCGAATACGGCCTAACCGCTGGCATCTTCTCCGAAGACCCACGCGAAGTCGAATACTTCTTCAACAACATAGAGTTCGGCGTAACCTACGCCAACAGAAAAGGCGGAGCAACAACAGGAGCATGGCCGGGGGCGCAGACATTCGTCGGCTGGAAAGCAAGCGGAGCAACCGGTAAAGGAGTCGGCGGCCCACACTATCTACTGACATTCCTCCGAGAACAAGCACGGACAAACGTAGTCGATTAG
- a CDS encoding branched-chain amino acid ABC transporter substrate-binding protein, translated as MNIKAVSTTLVVAVLVIAVVAGVGVYLAIQQLSAPTVAEKPLVIGFSISISGDFAVPGRKQLEGIELWKDWINSKGGIYVKDQNKYYKVELKYYDDKSSKDEVIRLYEKLINEDKVDILLSPYSSTLALTAAGITEKYGRLMVVVGANSDTIFKQGYKNIVGTYTPASKMLTQAIDILLEKVQNPSVAIIFKDDAFAKSVAEGAKAYAEQKGVNVVAFEMYPRDAKDLSPILTKIKGLNVDAILGGGHYEDEVLLVRQAKELGINVKLMSLLVSPSLPAFYDALKETSEGILAPSHWEPQTKPKITYGPTIDEFMTQFRQKWNSEPSYHSAAAFAAGLYITAAIEKAGTLDNAKLRAAFNDLDITTFYGRLKIDPATGNQVGHELVLLQWQGGKKQVVWPREVATAQLIFPKPSW; from the coding sequence GTGAACATAAAAGCGGTATCAACAACTCTGGTTGTGGCGGTGCTGGTCATCGCCGTCGTAGCGGGGGTAGGTGTTTACTTAGCTATCCAGCAGCTTTCCGCCCCAACAGTCGCCGAGAAACCACTCGTCATAGGCTTTTCCATATCCATCTCAGGAGACTTCGCAGTCCCCGGCCGCAAACAACTCGAAGGCATCGAGCTCTGGAAAGACTGGATAAACTCCAAAGGCGGCATATATGTCAAGGATCAGAACAAATACTACAAAGTCGAGCTGAAGTATTATGACGATAAATCCAGCAAGGACGAGGTTATACGGCTGTATGAGAAGCTGATAAACGAGGACAAGGTTGACATCCTCTTGTCACCGTATTCAAGCACTCTCGCGTTAACGGCCGCGGGGATAACTGAGAAATATGGAAGGCTGATGGTTGTGGTGGGCGCAAACTCTGACACAATCTTCAAACAAGGATACAAGAACATAGTCGGAACCTACACACCTGCAAGCAAGATGCTGACACAGGCGATAGACATTCTTCTCGAGAAGGTGCAGAATCCGTCGGTCGCCATCATCTTCAAAGATGACGCGTTCGCGAAATCCGTTGCAGAAGGCGCTAAAGCTTACGCGGAGCAGAAAGGAGTCAATGTTGTGGCTTTCGAGATGTATCCACGCGACGCAAAAGACCTTTCACCCATTCTCACCAAGATTAAGGGCTTGAACGTTGACGCTATCCTAGGAGGAGGCCATTACGAGGACGAGGTTCTTCTCGTCAGGCAGGCGAAGGAGCTGGGCATAAACGTGAAGCTGATGAGCCTACTCGTAAGCCCGTCGCTTCCAGCGTTTTATGACGCCCTCAAAGAAACATCCGAAGGTATTCTCGCGCCCTCGCACTGGGAGCCTCAGACAAAACCCAAGATAACCTACGGCCCAACAATCGACGAGTTCATGACACAGTTTAGACAGAAATGGAACAGCGAGCCATCCTATCACTCGGCAGCAGCTTTCGCCGCAGGCCTCTACATCACAGCAGCCATAGAGAAAGCAGGGACTCTCGACAACGCAAAACTCAGAGCAGCGTTCAACGATTTAGATATAACCACTTTCTACGGCCGGTTGAAGATAGACCCTGCTACAGGTAACCAAGTGGGGCATGAACTTGTCCTTCTACAGTGGCAAGGCGGAAAGAAACAGGTCGTCTGGCCCCGCGAAGTCGCTACAGCTCAACTGATTTTCCCGAAGCCGTCTTGGTAA
- a CDS encoding branched-chain amino acid ABC transporter permease → MFNPEIFFQALVNGLLMGAVYGIAAVGLSLIWGVLGVVNLAHGSFIILAAYIAYVFFSAAGAPPLLTAPIAVAMGFAVGYLLYKGVGRKVVTLDPSTSLLFFFGLSLLISNSILNIWGPDVRGIPWLIQSLELGGTRIPIARLIALVSTIISFMLLYMLLQHTYYGKAIRAVVANRVGAASVGIDVDNVFAISMGIALGVTFFSGTMISLVNPFTPSSGDGYLMYSFASVVLGGVGNIIGTLLAGIFMGLVESLVGVYFSQSISPAVAFIILVIVIMVRYRGGR, encoded by the coding sequence ATGTTCAACCCCGAAATTTTTTTTCAAGCTCTTGTTAACGGCCTCCTGATGGGGGCGGTCTACGGAATAGCAGCCGTGGGTCTCTCGCTCATATGGGGGGTTCTAGGAGTAGTCAACCTAGCCCACGGCTCCTTCATCATACTCGCCGCATACATAGCGTATGTCTTCTTCTCCGCCGCTGGTGCTCCGCCACTTCTCACAGCACCCATAGCGGTGGCCATGGGCTTTGCCGTGGGATATCTTCTCTACAAAGGCGTCGGAAGAAAAGTGGTCACACTAGACCCATCCACCTCACTCCTCTTCTTCTTCGGCCTCTCGCTCCTGATCAGCAACTCCATCCTCAACATATGGGGCCCCGACGTAAGGGGAATCCCATGGCTCATCCAAAGCCTTGAATTAGGGGGAACAAGGATACCCATAGCACGGCTCATAGCCCTCGTCTCAACAATAATCTCCTTCATGCTCCTATACATGCTGCTTCAACACACATACTATGGCAAAGCCATCAGAGCAGTCGTCGCCAACCGCGTTGGAGCCGCTTCAGTTGGAATAGATGTTGACAACGTCTTCGCCATAAGCATGGGAATAGCACTTGGCGTCACCTTCTTCTCAGGCACCATGATATCACTGGTCAACCCGTTCACACCGTCCTCCGGCGACGGCTACCTCATGTACTCCTTCGCCTCAGTGGTCCTCGGCGGAGTCGGGAACATCATAGGAACACTTTTGGCAGGCATATTCATGGGCCTTGTCGAAAGCCTCGTCGGCGTATACTTCAGCCAGAGCATAAGCCCAGCGGTGGCTTTCATAATACTCGTCATAGTCATCATGGTGCGTTACCGTGGAGGCAGGTAG
- a CDS encoding coenzyme F420-dependent N5,N10-methenyltetrahydromethanopterin reductase has protein sequence MEKWLGIGLGYDPSMTVREMTLYAKKAEQLGFDMVFFSETLQTFRDAVTTLTSFALTVEKPLLGCTQVVRLRSPLVLAQTFATLDELSGGRVVLSLGACTKQHMAKHGLEYADPAETLIEYITLFKKLLTNEKITYESKHFRLSESGLGFKPLRSNIPVWVAATSAKGLRIAGEYADGVLLNATTSVEYCRNAVKIVRKAAEEKGRDPDELQIAGLIVTAVDAEKPAVEYVRREVASKLSPLMVDFAMKPRLKVGEPYITPQLIEKMLEAYNAGGFGKLMSEIPVEVLKGLTAVGTAEEVRRKIDQYREAGVKYPIIRPADKSIIDMVLNVFR, from the coding sequence ATGGAAAAGTGGCTGGGAATTGGTTTAGGCTATGACCCCTCGATGACCGTCCGAGAAATGACCCTCTACGCGAAGAAGGCTGAGCAGCTTGGATTTGATATGGTTTTCTTTTCCGAGACGCTGCAGACTTTTCGCGACGCGGTGACCACTCTCACATCCTTCGCTCTCACCGTGGAGAAACCTCTTCTCGGATGCACACAGGTGGTTAGACTCAGGTCACCGCTGGTGCTCGCTCAGACCTTCGCAACACTTGACGAACTCTCGGGCGGAAGAGTAGTCCTCTCACTGGGAGCGTGCACAAAACAGCACATGGCCAAGCACGGCCTCGAGTACGCAGACCCCGCTGAAACCCTCATCGAATACATCACCTTGTTCAAGAAGCTTTTGACGAATGAGAAAATCACTTATGAGAGCAAGCATTTTCGGCTCAGTGAGTCTGGCCTTGGTTTCAAACCGCTCCGAAGCAACATACCTGTATGGGTTGCTGCGACAAGCGCAAAAGGCCTCCGCATAGCTGGGGAATATGCTGACGGCGTCCTGCTAAACGCGACAACCTCTGTGGAATACTGTAGAAACGCCGTCAAAATTGTCCGCAAAGCAGCCGAGGAGAAAGGCAGAGACCCCGACGAGCTTCAGATAGCTGGCTTGATAGTCACGGCTGTTGACGCAGAGAAACCCGCTGTGGAGTATGTTAGGAGAGAAGTTGCGAGTAAGTTAAGCCCGTTGATGGTTGACTTCGCCATGAAGCCGCGTCTCAAAGTAGGCGAACCATACATCACACCACAGCTAATAGAAAAGATGCTCGAAGCATATAACGCTGGAGGATTCGGGAAATTGATGTCCGAGATACCTGTGGAAGTTTTGAAGGGTTTGACCGCCGTCGGCACAGCTGAGGAGGTTCGCCGGAAAATCGACCAGTACCGCGAGGCAGGCGTCAAATATCCCATAATTAGGCCCGCCGACAAAAGCATCATCGACATGGTTCTCAACGTTTTCAGGTAA
- a CDS encoding conserved hypothetical protein (HEPN domain), protein MSADDAELMKARAIAFLRNADRLMEEHEWDLAMFNLEQYCQLMLKYKLLVQRGIYPKTHSLRTLIRILGENNPGLLTMVEDSSKLHYVARLEEAYIVSRYMPYRFEEKEVRDVYRFVVEVFKPFVEKL, encoded by the coding sequence TTGTCGGCAGATGATGCTGAGCTAATGAAGGCGCGGGCAATAGCTTTTCTACGCAACGCTGATAGGCTGATGGAGGAACATGAATGGGACTTGGCGATGTTCAACTTAGAACAATATTGTCAACTTATGCTGAAGTATAAGCTGCTAGTTCAGCGTGGAATCTATCCCAAGACACATTCTCTTAGAACGCTCATCCGCATTCTCGGCGAAAACAACCCTGGGCTACTCACTATGGTTGAGGATAGCTCAAAGCTTCACTATGTCGCGAGGCTTGAGGAAGCCTACATCGTCTCACGGTATATGCCTTACAGGTTTGAGGAGAAGGAGGTCAGGGATGTTTACCGGTTTGTGGTAGAGGTGTTTAAGCCGTTTGTCGAGAAGCTATGA
- a CDS encoding DNA polymerase beta domain protein region produces MSRSYEERLLEYMRRYREVGAEVKRILRKIDPDVRVFVFGSVVRGRYTAASDIDILVLTDDLSKKYEMMVEVYRSVEAPVELHITTPQKYRSWYSRFIPLDELVEI; encoded by the coding sequence TTGTCGAGAAGCTATGAGGAGAGGCTGCTCGAGTACATGAGGCGCTATAGAGAGGTGGGCGCAGAGGTTAAACGTATCCTCAGGAAAATCGACCCAGACGTTAGAGTGTTTGTCTTCGGCTCGGTTGTCAGAGGCAGATACACGGCCGCGAGCGACATAGACATCCTCGTGCTGACGGATGATTTGTCGAAAAAGTATGAGATGATGGTGGAGGTTTACAGAAGTGTTGAGGCTCCCGTGGAGCTTCACATCACAACTCCCCAGAAATATCGGAGCTGGTATAGTAGGTTCATACCGTTGGACGAGCTTGTCGAAATTTAG
- a CDS encoding branched-chain amino acid ABC transporter ATP-binding protein, producing MLRAENLSVAYIGDILVLDGVSVQVEQGKVYAVIGPNGAGKSTLLKTLFGFLKPKSGEILLDGRKITSTAPHERIRMGVFYIPQESGIFGSMTVKENLELAAWLFRGNKALVTERVEAVLNQFPRLRERLYTKAGKMSGGEQKFLELAKAMMNEPRYLLIDEPTVGLSPAMADMVYEELRKLTGKDIGILIVDQYVDQVLEIADYVYYVELGKIKAEGSVDYIRRGEFLFE from the coding sequence ATGCTGCGGGCTGAGAACCTCTCCGTCGCATACATCGGCGACATACTTGTCCTCGACGGCGTAAGTGTCCAAGTTGAGCAGGGGAAGGTTTACGCGGTCATCGGCCCAAATGGAGCTGGTAAAAGCACCCTTCTCAAAACACTCTTCGGTTTTCTGAAACCCAAAAGCGGGGAGATACTGCTCGATGGTAGAAAGATTACCTCGACGGCGCCTCATGAAAGAATTAGGATGGGTGTTTTCTATATTCCGCAGGAGAGCGGTATCTTCGGCTCGATGACTGTGAAGGAGAACTTGGAGCTGGCTGCTTGGCTCTTTAGGGGTAACAAGGCGCTTGTGACTGAGAGGGTTGAAGCTGTTTTGAACCAGTTTCCACGTCTAAGGGAGAGGCTTTACACCAAGGCAGGCAAGATGAGCGGTGGTGAGCAGAAGTTTCTCGAGCTTGCTAAAGCGATGATGAATGAGCCGCGCTACCTTTTGATAGACGAGCCCACGGTAGGTCTTTCGCCTGCGATGGCTGACATGGTGTATGAGGAGCTCCGCAAACTCACGGGAAAAGACATAGGTATTTTGATTGTTGACCAGTATGTTGACCAAGTGCTGGAGATTGCCGACTATGTCTATTACGTGGAGCTGGGGAAAATAAAGGCTGAGGGCTCGGTTGACTACATTAGACGCGGTGAGTTTCTTTTCGAGTAG